One window of the Prionailurus bengalensis isolate Pbe53 chromosome E1, Fcat_Pben_1.1_paternal_pri, whole genome shotgun sequence genome contains the following:
- the COL1A1 gene encoding collagen alpha-1(I) chain isoform X4: protein MFSFVDLRLLLLLAATALLTHGQEEGQEEEDIPPVTCVQNGLRYYDRDVWKPEACRICVCDNGNVLCDDVICDETKNCPGAHVPPGECCPVCPDGEASPTGQETTGVEGPKGDTGPRGPRGPAGPPGRDGIPGQPGLPGPPGPPGPPGPPGLGGNFAPQMSYGYDEKSTGGISVPGPMGPSGPRGLPGPPGAPGPQGFQGPPGEPGEPGASGPMGPRGPPGPPGKNGDDGEAGKPGRPGERGPPGPQGARGLPGTAGLPGMKGHRGFSGLDGAKGDAGPAGPKGEPGSPGENGAPGQMGPRGLPGERGRPGAPGPAGNPGADGQPGAKGANGAPGIAGAPGFPGARGPSGPQGPSGPPGPKGNSGEPGAPGNKGDTGAKGEPGPTGIQGPPGPAGEEGKRGARGEPGPTGLPGPPGERGGPGSRGFPGADGVAGPKGPAGERGSPGPAGPKGSPGEAGRPGEAGLPGAKGLTGSPGSPGPDGKTGPPGPAGQDGRPGPPGPPGARGQAGVMGFPGPKGAAGEPGKAGERGVPGPPGAVGPAGKDGEAGAQGPPGPAGPAGERGEQGPAGSPGFQGLPGPAGPPGEAGKPGEQGVPGDLGAPGPSGARGERGFPGERGVQGPPGPAGPRGANGAPGNDGAKGDAGAPGAPGSQGAPGLQGMPGERGAAGLPGPKGDRGDAGPKGADGSPGKDGVRGLTGPIGPPGPAGAPGDKGEAGPSGPAGPTGARGAPGDRGEPGPPGPAGFAGPPGADGQPGAKGEPGDAGAKGDAGPPGPAGPTGPPGPIGNVGAPGPKGARGSAGPPGATGFPGAAGRVGPPGPSGNAGPPGPPGPVGKEGGKGPRGETGPAGRPGEVGPPGPPGPAGEKGSPGADGPAGAPGTPGPQGIAGQRGVVGLPGQRGERGFPGLPGPSGEPGKQGPSGPSGERGPPGPMGPPGLAGPPGESGREGSPGAEGSPGRDGSPGPKGDRGETGPAGPPGAPGAPGAPGPVGPAGKNGDRGETGPAGPAGPIGPVGARGPAGPQGPRGDKGETGEQGDRGIKGHRGFSGLQGPPGPPGSPGEQGPSGASGPAGPRGPPGAAGSPGKDGLNGLPGPIGPPGPRGRTGDAGPVGPPGPPGPPGPPGPPSGGFDFSFLPQPPQEKAHDGGRYYRADDANVVRDRDLEVDTTLKSLSQQIENIRSPEGSRKNPARTCRDLKMCHSDWKSGEYWIDPNQGCNLDAIKVFCNMETGETCVYPTQPHVAQKNWYISKNPKDKRHVWYGESMTDGFQFEYGGQGSDPADVAIQLTFLRLMSTEASQNITYHCKNSVAYMDQQTGNLKKALLLQGSNEIEIRAEGNSRFTYSVTYDGCTSHTGNWGKTVIEYKTTKTSRLPIIDVAPLDVGAPDQEFGIDIGPACFL from the exons ATGTTCAGCTTTGTGGACCTCCGGCTCCTGCTCCTCTTAGCGGCCACCGCCCTCCTGACGCACGGCCAAGAGGAGGgccaagaagaagaagaca TCCCACCAGTCACCTGCGTACAGAACGGCCTCAGGTACTATGACCGAGATGTTTGGAAACCCGAGGCCTGCCGGATCTGTGTCTGCGACAACGGCAACGTGTTGTGCGATGACGTGATCTGCGACGAAACCAAGAACTGCCCCGGCGCTCATGTCCCCCCGGGCGAGTGCTGCCCCGTCTGCCCCGACGGCGAGG CGTCACCTACCGGCCAAGAAACCACAGGAGTCGAG GGACCCAAAGGAGACACTGGCCCCCGAGGCCCAAGG GGACCTGCCGGCCCCCCTGGCCGCGACGGCATCCCTGGACAGCCTGGACTTCCTGGACCCCCCGGCCCTCCCGGACCCCCCGGACCCCCTGGCCTCGGCGGA AACTTTGCTCCCCAAATGTCTTACGGCTACGATGAGAAGTCAACTGGAGGAATCTCTGTGCCTGGCCCCATG GGTCCTTCTGGTCCTCGTGGTCTCCCTGGTCCCCCTGGCGCACCT GGTCCCCAAGGTTTCCAAGGCCCCCCTGGTGAGCCCGGCGAGCCTGGAGCTTCA GGTCCCATGGGTCCCCGTGGTCCCCCTGGTCCCCCTGGCAAGAACGGAGATGAC ggTGAAGCTGGAAAGCCTGGTCGTCCTGGTGAGCGTGGGCCTCCTGGACCTCAG ggcGCCCGGGGATTGCCTGGAACTGCTGGCCTTCCTGGAATGAAGGGACACAGA GGTTTCAGTGGTTTGGATGGTGCCAAGGGAGACGCTGGTCCTGCTGGTCCCAAG GGCGAGCCTGGTAGCCCCGGTGAAAATGGAGCTCCTGGCCAGATG GGTCCCCGTGGTCTGCCTGGTGAGAGAGGACGCCCCGGAGCCCCTGGCCCTGCT GGAAACCCCGGTGCTGACGGACAGCCTGGTGCCAAAGGTGCCAAC GGCGCTCCTGGGATTGCTGGTGCTCCTGGCTTCCCTGGTGCTCGAGGCCCCTCTGGACCCCAGGGCCCCAGCGGCCCTCCCGGTCCCAAGGGTAACAGT GGCGAACCTGGTGCCCCCGGCAACAAAGGAGACACTGGCGCCAAGGGAGAGCCC ggcCCCACTGGTATCCAAGGCCCCCCTGGCCCCGCTGGGGAAGAAGGAAAGCGAGGAGCCCGAGGCGAACCCGGCCCCACTGGCCTGCCCGGACCCCCTGGCGAGCGC GGTGGACCCGGTAGCCGTGGCTTCCCTGGCGCAGATGGTGTGGCTGGTCCCAAG GGTCCCGCTGGTGAACGTGGTTCTCCTGGCCCTGCTGGCCCCAAAGGTTCTCCTGGTGAAGCTGGTCGCCCCGGTGAAGCTGGTCTGCCTGGTGCCAAG GGTCTGACCGGAAGCCCCGGCAGCCCCGGTCCGGATGGCAAAACTGGTCCCCCT GGTCCCGCTGGTCAAGATGGTCGCCCCGGACCCCCAGGCCCCCCCGGTGCCCGTGGTCAGGCTGGTGTGATGGGATTCCCCGGGCCTAAAGGTGCTGCT GGAGAGCCTGGCAAAGCAGGAGAACGAGGTGTCCCTGGGCCCCCTGGCGCTGTT GGTCCTGCTGGCAAAGATGGAGAAGCTGGAGCTCAGGGACCCCCCGGCCCTGCC GGCCCTGCTGGTGAGAGAGGCGAACAGGGCCCTGCTGGCTCTCCCGGATTCCAG GGTCTTCCTGGCCCTGCGGGTCCTCCCGGTGAAGCAGGCAAACCTGGCGAACAG gGTGTTCCTGGAGATCTTGGTGCCCCCGGCCCCTCTGGAGCCAGA GGCGAGAGAGGTTTCCCTGGTGAACGCGGTGTGCAAGGTCCCCCCGGTCCTGCCGGTCCTCGGGGAGCCAACGGTGCCCCTGGCAATGATGGTGCTAAG GGTGATGCTGGTGCCCCCGGAGCCCCCGGTAGCCAGGGTGCTCCTGGCCTTCAGGGAATGCCTGGTGAACGAGGTGCAGCTGGCCTTCCTGGCCCTAAGGGTGACAGA GGCGATGCCGGTCCCAAAGGTGCTGATGGTTCTCCTGGCAAAGATGGTGTCCGTGGCCTGACTGGCCCCATTGGTCCTCCTGGCCCCGCTGGTGCCCCCGGTGACAAG GGTGAAGCTGGTCCCAGCGGCCCCGCTGGTCCCACTGGAGCTCGTGGCGCCCCC GGAGACCGTGGTGAGCCTGGTCCCCCCGGCCCTGCTGGCTTCGCTGGCCCCCCT ggtGCTGATGGCCAACCTGGTGCTAAAGGCGAGCCCGGAGATGCTGGTGCTAAAGGCGATGCTGGTCCCCCTGGTCCCGCTGGCCCCACTGGACCCCCCGGCCCCATC GGCAACGTTGGTGCTCCTGGACCCAAAGGTGCTCGAGGCAGTGCCGGTCCCCCT GGTGCTACTGGTTTCCCTGGTGCTGCTGGCCGAGTCGGTCCTCCCGGCCCCTCT GGAAACGCTGGACCCCCTGGCCCTCCCGGCCCTGTCGGCAAAGAAGGCGGCAAAGGCCCCCGCGGTGAGACTGGCCCCGCTGGGCGTCCCGGGGAAGTCGGTCCCCCTGGTCCCCCCGGCCCTGCCGGTGAGAAAGGATCTCCTGGTGCTGACGGACCTGCT GGTGCTCCCGGCACTCCCGGACCTCAAGGCATTGCTGGACAGCGTGGTGTGGTTGGCCTGCCCGGTCAGCGAGGAGAAAGAGGCTTCCCTGGTCTTCCCGGCCCCTCT GGTGAACCTGGAAAACAAGGTCCTTCAGGACCAAGTGGTGAACGTGGCCCCCCTGGTCCCATGGGCCCCCCTGGATTGGCTGGACCCCCTGGCGAGTCTGGACGTGAG GGATCTCCTGGTGCTGAAGGCTCCCCTGGACGAGATGGTTCTCCCGGCCCCAAG ggtGACCGTGGTGAGACCGGCCCTGCTGGCCCCCCTGGTGCTCCTGGCGCTCCTGGTGCCCCTGGTCCCGTCGGCCCTGCTGGCAAGAATGGCGACCGTGGTGAGACT GGTCCCGCTGGTCCCGCCGGTCCCATCGGCCCCGTCGGTGCTCGTGGTCCCGCT GGACCCCAAGGCCCCCGTGGTGACAAGGGTGAGACAGGCGAACAGGGTGACAGAGGCATAAAGGGTCACCGTGGCTTCTCCGGTCTCCAGGGTCCCCCTGGCCCTCCC GGCTCTCCTGGTGAACAAGGTCCTTCCGGAGCTTCTGGTCCTGCTGGTCCCCGA GGTCCCCCCGGCGCTGCTGGCTCTCCTGGCAAGGACGGACTCAACGGTCTCCCAGGCCCCATCGGCCCCCCTGGTCCTCGTGGTCGCACTGGTGATGCTGGCCCTGTT GGTCCCCCCGGCCCTCCTGGACCCCCCGGTCCTCCCGGTCCTCCCAGCGGTGGTTTCGACTTCAGCTTCCTGCCCCAGCCACCTCAAGAGAAGGCTCACGATGGCGGCCGCTATTACCGGGCCGATGATGCCAACGTGGTCCGTGACCGTGACCTCGAGGTGGACACCACCCTCAAGAGCCTGAGCCAGCAGATCGAGAACATCCGGAGCCCCGAAGGCAGCCGCAAGAACCCTGCCCGCACCTGCCGCGACCTCAAGATGTGCCACTCTGACTGGAAGAGCG GAGAATACTGGATCGATCCCAACCAAGGCTGCAACCTGGATGCCATCAAGGTCTTCTGCAACATGGAGACAGGTGAGACCTGCGTGTACCCCACTCAGCCCCACGTGGCTCAGAAGAACTGGTACATCAGCAAGAACCCCAAGGACAAGAGGCACGTCTGGTATGGCGAGAGCATGACCGACGGATTCCAG TTCGAGTATGGTGGCCAGGGCTCCGATCCCGCCGATGTGGCCATCCAGCTGACTTTCCTGCGCCTGATGTCCACCGAGGCGTCCCAGAACATCACCTACCACTGCAAGAACAGCGTGGCCTACATGGACCAGCAGACTGGCAACCTCAAGAAGGCCCTGCTCCTCCAGGGCTCCAACGAGATCGAGATCCGGGCCGAGGGCAACAGCCGCTTCACCTACAGCGTCACCTACGACGGCTGCACG AGTCACACCGGAAACTGGGGCAAGACAGTGATCGAATACAAAACCACCAAGACCTCCCGCTTGCCCATCATCGATGTGGCCCCATTGGACGTTGGCGCCCCAGACCAGGAATTCGGCATCGACATTGGCCCTGCCTGCTTCCTGTAA